From Deinococcus ruber, a single genomic window includes:
- a CDS encoding ParB/RepB/Spo0J family partition protein, whose protein sequence is MTTKQGKTSIAGLINLGQAVENYQQINVSQVEVDQIVVIPGHNPRGAALGDQAFQGPEYQELKQSIADLGDVFQPVLLRPKANSNMYELVAGERRLRIVRELGLPRISAVIRTLNDDQAYKLARQENALRAPVAKIDQLFSSMNQLAQRLGLSTSAVRGVLIRARDLQAQGKVAEDGTPEALALRLIEELHLPKIGTLVRSARLLDLNADERQALREGLAEGAALALLDLQTHPRRAALLQQAVAEHWSARRMETEVKDLLSGTASRPQIGSLLTQTQKVLSAARVRKLSAQQQRQVEDALSALVEQLQKIVSD, encoded by the coding sequence ATGACGACCAAGCAGGGCAAGACCAGCATCGCTGGTCTGATCAACCTGGGGCAGGCGGTCGAAAACTATCAGCAGATCAATGTCAGTCAGGTGGAAGTCGATCAGATCGTCGTGATTCCCGGTCATAACCCGCGCGGGGCCGCGCTGGGCGACCAGGCCTTTCAGGGGCCTGAATACCAGGAACTCAAACAGAGCATCGCCGACCTCGGAGACGTTTTTCAGCCGGTGCTGCTGCGCCCGAAAGCCAACAGCAACATGTACGAACTGGTGGCGGGTGAACGTCGCCTGCGGATCGTTCGGGAACTGGGGCTGCCACGTATCAGCGCCGTGATCCGAACGCTGAACGACGATCAGGCTTATAAACTGGCCCGCCAGGAGAATGCTCTGCGGGCACCCGTGGCGAAGATCGATCAGCTTTTTTCGTCGATGAATCAGCTGGCGCAGCGGCTTGGTCTCAGCACCTCTGCGGTGCGGGGCGTCCTGATTCGTGCACGCGATCTTCAGGCACAGGGAAAAGTTGCCGAAGACGGCACGCCGGAAGCGCTGGCCCTGCGGCTGATCGAAGAGCTTCATCTTCCGAAAATCGGCACGCTGGTCCGGTCCGCCCGGCTGCTCGATCTCAATGCCGACGAACGTCAGGCTCTCCGGGAAGGGCTGGCAGAGGGCGCGGCGCTCGCCCTTCTCGATCTTCAGACGCACCCACGCCGGGCGGCGCTGTTACAGCAGGCGGTGGCTGAACACTGGTCGGCCCGGCGCATGGAAACGGAAGTCAAAGACCTGCTTTCGGGCACTGCGTCACGTCCGCAGATCGGGAGCCTGTTGACGCAGACCCAGAAGGTCCTGAGCGCAGCCAGAGTTCGGAAGCTGAGTGCGCAGCAGCAGCGGCAGGTCGAGGACGCTCTGTCAGCTCTGGTCGAGCAGCTTCAGAAGATCGTCTCCGACTGA
- a CDS encoding ParA family protein, with protein MLHSLPQLTASETADAEVNVRELRSQLRKQVDAARMGGRIQVISGGQLLAAVVGLTDLRLLGLNPSDTRLHRSNPDIRNHLREVLGQAQAGQPTLITLHGQVQAGVISPAHLALLHTQHPHVTLSALDTLLRDVLATAEVGGRTLIAQSGHIVGVVVSLQDTHGGSSLSPHQEQQMQILTFWNESGGATKSTMVAELGYLLSQRHSSAGRPNRVLLIDLDPQRSLTHRMGLLDDPNSKARRLGATLNTVLQESDNEFPEPFIPTRMPGLRVIPAHQQLRSLENILISDDLLLTGLKGALRALEYQYDYVLIDTPPSNGGLTRAALVASDFAVVPMPTHIKSVENLENVTAVLAQCRRLTPQLRIASFIPTTFNKGRVQDREILELMQTQLTALAPVSPPITERPAVFRDVIPARGAVALDQPKNPATAELNTVLDHLLNAIREPVNG; from the coding sequence ATGCTTCATTCACTCCCACAGCTGACGGCGAGCGAGACGGCAGATGCTGAAGTCAATGTGCGGGAGCTTCGTTCGCAGCTGCGAAAGCAGGTGGATGCGGCGCGGATGGGCGGCAGAATCCAGGTGATCAGTGGAGGGCAGCTGCTGGCCGCTGTGGTCGGCCTGACCGATCTGAGACTGCTCGGCCTGAACCCATCTGACACTCGGCTGCACCGCAGCAATCCCGATATCCGCAACCATCTGCGCGAGGTGCTCGGACAGGCCCAGGCCGGGCAACCGACCCTCATCACGCTGCACGGGCAGGTGCAGGCGGGCGTGATCTCACCCGCGCATCTGGCGCTCCTTCACACGCAGCATCCCCACGTCACTCTCAGTGCGCTCGATACCCTCCTGCGCGACGTCCTTGCCACCGCCGAAGTGGGTGGCCGCACGCTGATTGCCCAGTCGGGGCACATCGTCGGCGTGGTTGTCAGCCTTCAGGATACTCACGGCGGTTCCAGTCTTTCGCCTCATCAGGAGCAGCAGATGCAGATTCTTACCTTCTGGAATGAAAGTGGCGGTGCCACCAAGTCGACCATGGTCGCGGAACTCGGCTATCTGCTCAGCCAACGCCACAGCAGCGCCGGGCGGCCCAACAGAGTGCTGCTGATCGACCTGGACCCGCAGCGCAGCCTGACCCACCGGATGGGCCTGCTGGACGATCCGAACAGCAAGGCGAGAAGGCTGGGAGCCACCCTTAACACCGTGCTTCAGGAAAGCGACAACGAATTTCCCGAACCGTTTATTCCCACCCGAATGCCGGGCCTGCGGGTGATTCCTGCTCATCAGCAACTGCGCTCGCTCGAGAACATTCTGATCAGCGACGATCTGCTGCTGACCGGCCTGAAAGGTGCCCTGAGAGCGCTGGAATATCAGTACGACTACGTGCTGATCGATACCCCGCCGAGCAATGGTGGCCTGACCCGCGCTGCCCTGGTGGCCTCCGATTTCGCGGTGGTGCCCATGCCGACGCACATCAAGAGTGTCGAGAATCTGGAGAATGTCACGGCGGTTCTGGCGCAGTGTCGGCGGCTGACGCCACAGCTGCGGATTGCTAGTTTTATTCCCACGACCTTTAACAAAGGAAGGGTGCAGGACCGTGAAATTCTGGAACTGATGCAGACGCAGTTGACGGCCCTGGCTCCTGTTTCGCCGCCCATCACCGAGCGCCCGGCAGTCTTCAGAGACGTGATTCCTGCACGCGGCGCGGTCGCCCTCGATCAGCCGAAAAACCCGGCCACAGCGGAACTCAATACGGTCCTCGATCATCTGCTGAACGCCATCCGCGAGCCGGTGAACGGATGA